A stretch of the Candidatus Methylopumilus planktonicus genome encodes the following:
- the trmL gene encoding tRNA (uridine(34)/cytosine(34)/5-carboxymethylaminomethyluridine(34)-2'-O)-methyltransferase TrmL, producing MFSIALFEPEIPPNTGNIIRLCANTGTQLHLIEPLGFSLDDKQLVRAGLDYHEYASVKTYPNFSAFELLHSESRMFAVTTKGGTPFHEVSYQGGDIFLFGPETRGLPESIRSQFDEDKKIRIPMTESSRSLNLSNAAAILLYEAWRQNGFKGGS from the coding sequence ATGTTTTCTATCGCCCTTTTTGAACCTGAAATCCCACCTAATACTGGAAATATAATTAGGCTTTGCGCCAATACAGGCACTCAACTTCATTTAATTGAACCCTTGGGCTTTAGCTTAGATGACAAGCAGCTTGTTCGTGCAGGTCTTGATTATCACGAATACGCCTCAGTCAAAACATATCCAAATTTTTCAGCGTTCGAATTGCTTCATAGCGAAAGTCGCATGTTTGCCGTCACCACTAAAGGTGGAACACCCTTCCATGAGGTTTCTTATCAAGGGGGTGATATCTTTTTATTTGGGCCTGAAACCCGAGGCTTGCCTGAGTCGATTCGCAGTCAATTTGATGAAGATAAAAAAATCAGGATCCCCATGACGGAGAGTAGCAGGAGCTTAAATTTATCCAATGCAGCCGCAATTCTTCTCTACGAAGCTTGGCGACAAAATGGATTTAAAGGGGGG
- the bioB gene encoding biotin synthase BioB, which translates to MPLKDRWSIAEIEALYALSFSDLMFKAQTIHRENFDPNKVQVSTLLSIKTGGCSEDCGYCPQSARYDTNVENEAMMPIDEVIKAARAAKQAGASRFCMGAAWRSPTDKDLKSVLEMIQEVKKMGLETCATLGMLKDGQAHRLKEAGLDYYNHNLDTAPEFYGDVISTRVYQDRLDTLDRVREADLHVCCGGIVGMGESRTERAGLIAQLANMEKQPESVPINLLTQVEGTPLHGTEPLDLFEFVRTIAVARITMPKSYVRLSAGRQSMHEGIQSLAFLAGANSIFYGEKLLTTDNPDVKVDQALFSKLGIHPI; encoded by the coding sequence ATGCCGCTAAAAGATCGCTGGTCAATTGCTGAAATCGAAGCTTTATACGCTTTATCTTTCAGCGACCTTATGTTTAAAGCCCAAACCATTCATCGCGAAAATTTTGATCCCAATAAAGTTCAAGTAAGCACGCTGTTGTCCATCAAGACGGGAGGATGTTCAGAGGATTGTGGTTATTGCCCTCAATCTGCCCGCTATGACACCAATGTAGAGAATGAAGCCATGATGCCTATTGATGAGGTGATCAAAGCCGCAAGAGCCGCAAAGCAAGCTGGCGCTAGTCGTTTTTGCATGGGCGCTGCTTGGAGAAGTCCCACGGATAAAGATTTAAAATCCGTGTTAGAGATGATTCAAGAAGTTAAAAAAATGGGACTTGAAACTTGCGCCACTCTTGGTATGTTAAAAGATGGACAAGCGCACAGGCTTAAAGAAGCAGGGCTTGATTATTACAATCACAATTTAGATACTGCGCCTGAATTTTATGGCGATGTGATTTCAACTCGCGTATATCAGGACAGGCTTGACACATTGGATCGCGTTAGAGAAGCTGATCTTCATGTATGTTGCGGTGGAATTGTTGGTATGGGTGAAAGTAGAACTGAGCGAGCAGGATTAATTGCGCAGCTCGCCAACATGGAAAAGCAACCTGAGAGTGTGCCAATTAATTTATTAACGCAAGTAGAAGGTACGCCTTTGCATGGAACTGAACCGCTTGACCTCTTTGAATTTGTTAGGACGATTGCTGTTGCAAGAATTACGATGCCAAAAAGCTATGTTCGACTATCTGCAGGAAGACAATCGATGCATGAGGGTATTCAGTCATTAGCTTTTTTAGCGGGTGCTAATTCAATTTTTTATGGTGAAAAGTTATTAACAACTGACAATCCAGATGTAAAAGTTGATCAAGCTTTATTTAGTAAGTTAGGTATTCATCCTATATAA
- a CDS encoding aminotransferase class I/II-fold pyridoxal phosphate-dependent enzyme, translating into MLDQIHRELQSLKDNHLFRTRKLLSGRLGSNLSFNHQNYLSFCSNDYLGLSQNQFIQDALIEGIHLSGNGMGASHLISGHHEFHEAFENAFSEALYFERALLFSSGYMANMGVISALAGKDDAIFSDKLNHASLNDAAILSRASHKRYRHNDMSHLEELIRESKSKVKIIVTDAVFSMDGDIADIPHLIQLAEAYDTYLYIDDAHGFGVLGKEGKGVLQHFADLEKINTPYSSRLIYMATLGKSAGIHGAVVASSNSLIEYLVQKSKQYIYTTAIPAFLAFGLKESLNQILNAHEARAHVKDLVASFRIHIKLKKLSLGNSLTPIQPVIVGNEINALRLNKWLIDKGIYVPAIRPPSVPKGTSRMRISFSALHSHEDVKKIIKNIIDFESNLDAH; encoded by the coding sequence ATGCTAGATCAAATTCATCGTGAACTTCAATCCTTAAAAGACAATCATCTTTTTAGAACAAGAAAATTATTAAGCGGAAGATTAGGGTCTAATCTTTCTTTCAATCATCAAAATTATTTAAGTTTCTGTTCGAATGATTATTTAGGCCTTTCACAAAATCAATTTATTCAGGATGCATTGATTGAAGGCATTCATTTATCTGGCAATGGTATGGGAGCCTCTCATCTCATTTCAGGTCATCATGAATTCCATGAAGCATTTGAAAATGCATTTAGTGAAGCGCTTTATTTTGAAAGAGCACTTTTATTTTCATCGGGCTATATGGCAAATATGGGGGTCATCTCAGCATTGGCCGGGAAAGATGACGCTATTTTTTCAGATAAGTTAAATCATGCGTCATTAAATGATGCCGCAATTCTCTCTCGCGCCAGCCATAAAAGATACCGACATAATGATATGAGCCATCTTGAAGAGTTAATTCGAGAATCAAAATCAAAAGTTAAAATCATTGTGACAGATGCTGTTTTTAGTATGGATGGTGATATTGCAGATATCCCTCATTTAATTCAATTAGCCGAAGCTTACGATACTTATCTTTATATTGATGATGCACATGGTTTTGGCGTATTAGGCAAAGAAGGAAAGGGTGTATTGCAACATTTTGCTGATCTAGAAAAAATTAACACACCATATTCATCAAGACTAATTTATATGGCAACGTTAGGAAAGTCTGCCGGCATTCATGGCGCTGTGGTTGCTTCGTCAAATAGTCTTATTGAATACCTAGTTCAAAAATCAAAACAATATATTTACACAACTGCCATACCAGCATTTCTTGCTTTTGGACTTAAAGAGTCATTAAATCAAATTTTAAATGCACACGAAGCTAGGGCGCATGTAAAAGATCTTGTAGCATCTTTTAGAATTCATATCAAATTAAAGAAGCTATCTTTAGGTAACTCATTAACACCTATTCAACCTGTAATTGTCGGAAATGAAATTAATGCATTAAGATTAAATAAATGGCTAATAGATAAAGGAATTTATGTGCCGGCGATTAGGCCACCTTCAGTGCCAAAAGGCACTTCAAGAATGAGGATATCATTTTCAGCATTGCATTCACATGAAGATGTAAAAAAAATAATAAAAAATATCATAGATTTTGAAAGTAATTTAGATGCACATTAA
- the bioH gene encoding pimeloyl-ACP methyl ester esterase BioH: MHIKKIGQGKDLVLIHGWGMHSGIWEPIIDRFSNQYTLHLVDIPGMGKSHVINPYDLDHVTEEISKALPPSFDILGWSLGSLIAIKMSLMYPKKIHRMVLVGGTPCFINQTDWSYGVDIRDFNNFANNLFKNYKSTMINFYILQLMHSKNSKLIIKKLKEIEAVENPPEIKSLQLGLDILLNNDLRNDINKIKHQTLLITGDMDRLTPKSASIWLESHLKESQLKIIKGASHIPFLSHSDEFFNCLDQFLLAA, encoded by the coding sequence ATGCACATTAAAAAAATAGGCCAAGGAAAAGATCTTGTGCTTATTCATGGCTGGGGAATGCATAGCGGTATATGGGAACCTATTATTGATAGATTTTCAAACCAATACACACTTCATCTTGTAGATATCCCAGGTATGGGAAAAAGTCACGTCATTAATCCTTATGATCTAGATCACGTAACTGAGGAAATAAGTAAAGCCTTACCACCCTCATTTGATATTTTAGGCTGGTCTCTAGGCAGTCTTATTGCAATTAAGATGAGTCTTATGTACCCCAAAAAAATTCATCGTATGGTTTTAGTAGGAGGCACGCCTTGTTTTATTAACCAGACAGATTGGAGTTATGGGGTAGATATCAGAGACTTTAATAATTTTGCTAATAATCTTTTTAAAAACTACAAGTCGACCATGATAAATTTTTACATACTACAACTCATGCATTCGAAAAATAGCAAGTTGATTATTAAAAAACTTAAAGAAATCGAGGCGGTAGAAAATCCACCCGAAATTAAATCATTACAACTTGGGCTTGATATCTTATTAAATAATGATTTGCGAAATGATATTAATAAAATTAAACATCAAACACTTTTAATCACAGGCGATATGGATCGCTTAACCCCAAAGTCTGCCTCTATATGGCTTGAAAGTCACTTGAAAGAAAGTCAACTAAAAATTATCAAAGGTGCATCACACATTCCTTTCCTTTCTCATTCGGATGAGTTTTTTAATTGCCTGGATCAATTTTTATTAGCAGCCTAA
- the bioC gene encoding malonyl-ACP O-methyltransferase BioC — MTKDHIDKKRAQAAFNKASVSYEEAAVLQKHVLGEMFLRLKLLKINPEIILDLGCGPGNAGPDLKATYKPRDLIYLDFAYDMLKKAEQKNKHHFLKSFSNKTSQQFICADMEAIPLSEGSIDMIWSNLSLQWCNHLDQIFTQIGKILKHNGLFIFSTFGPSTLHELRASLASFSKHSHVNQFIDMHDIGDALVGCGFSDPVLDVDLYTLTYSTFKEIMYDLKHIGARNALEGRAKGMTGKGFLYQLEKSYETYRTDEKLPASYEVVYGHAWKVNKPLDESSVVRFYPKQ, encoded by the coding sequence ATGACTAAAGATCATATTGATAAAAAAAGGGCTCAAGCAGCATTTAATAAAGCTTCGGTTTCTTATGAAGAGGCAGCAGTGCTTCAGAAGCATGTCCTAGGAGAAATGTTTCTTAGATTAAAATTACTCAAAATAAATCCAGAAATAATTCTTGATTTAGGCTGCGGGCCAGGCAATGCAGGCCCTGATTTAAAAGCTACCTATAAGCCCCGTGATCTTATTTATTTGGATTTTGCATATGACATGTTAAAAAAGGCAGAACAGAAAAATAAACATCATTTCTTGAAGTCTTTTTCAAATAAAACCTCACAGCAGTTTATCTGTGCTGATATGGAAGCTATCCCCTTATCAGAAGGTAGTATCGATATGATTTGGTCGAATTTATCACTTCAATGGTGTAATCATCTAGATCAGATATTTACTCAGATAGGAAAAATATTAAAGCACAACGGTCTTTTTATATTTAGCACTTTTGGACCAAGCACACTTCATGAATTAAGAGCTTCTCTCGCATCATTTTCCAAACACTCACATGTGAATCAATTTATCGATATGCATGATATTGGAGATGCGCTTGTGGGTTGCGGATTTTCTGACCCAGTATTAGATGTCGATCTTTATACACTTACTTACAGTACATTTAAAGAAATTATGTATGATCTCAAACATATTGGTGCTCGCAATGCACTAGAAGGAAGGGCTAAGGGCATGACAGGAAAGGGCTTTTTGTATCAATTAGAAAAATCATATGAAACATATAGGACTGATGAAAAATTACCTGCGAGTTACGAGGTTGTTTATGGACATGCGTGGAAAGTAAATAAGCCACTTGACGAATCCTCAGTCGTTAGATTTTATCCAAAGCAATAA
- the bioD gene encoding dethiobiotin synthase, whose amino-acid sequence MYTYFITGTDTNIGKTAITCSLIAKLTEEGFCVGGMKPVAAGCHIENGHMISDDVKKIAEVSNADININEINPYQFEAPIAPHISFKKNKKEIDIHLIKKYLRSFENKMDYLFMEGVGGYAVPLTENFSTANLIEALNIPIILVVGVKLGCINHALLTVESILNKKQKLSGWVANRIDEHMLAYDENVSFLKENIKAPCLGEVPYLKNFDPYRASKFIDIAKLNDKVDLY is encoded by the coding sequence ATGTATACATATTTCATCACTGGAACCGACACTAATATTGGAAAAACAGCAATCACTTGTAGTTTGATTGCTAAATTGACTGAAGAGGGATTTTGTGTGGGTGGAATGAAGCCTGTCGCCGCTGGGTGCCATATAGAAAATGGTCATATGATATCTGATGATGTTAAAAAGATTGCTGAGGTGAGCAATGCTGACATAAATATCAACGAAATTAATCCTTATCAATTTGAAGCCCCAATAGCACCTCATATTAGCTTTAAGAAAAATAAAAAAGAAATCGATATTCATCTAATTAAAAAGTATTTGCGATCATTTGAAAATAAGATGGATTATCTATTTATGGAAGGGGTGGGGGGTTACGCTGTGCCGTTAACAGAGAATTTTTCTACGGCAAATTTGATTGAAGCTCTGAATATACCCATTATTTTAGTTGTAGGTGTAAAGCTAGGCTGTATCAATCATGCTTTATTGACAGTTGAATCAATTCTAAATAAAAAACAAAAACTCTCTGGTTGGGTAGCTAATCGTATTGATGAGCATATGCTTGCTTATGATGAGAATGTATCTTTTTTAAAAGAAAATATTAAGGCACCTTGTTTAGGCGAAGTACCTTATCTTAAAAATTTTGATCCTTACAGAGCATCAAAATTTATTGATATTGCTAAGCTTAACGATAAAGTTGATTTATATTAA
- the nadD gene encoding nicotinate-nucleotide adenylyltransferase: MSLKLIGVFGGTFNPIHYGHIKLAQAWKSFASLSKVLFIPSGLAPHKNIVLENKHRLEMLNLALKPYAGFLTDDREIKKYENDLQASYTIETLKRLTQEKEENQALCFLMGSDAFLKLESWHLWNELFNYCHILIVERRESPIHSDQLTPDLKKEWNKRLTQKIEDIETSAYGLIMVKQFEYTDVSSSQIRNAIHLHKNLIQLVPEVIADYININQLYR; encoded by the coding sequence ATGTCTTTGAAGCTTATTGGTGTGTTTGGCGGTACATTTAACCCAATCCATTATGGTCATATTAAATTAGCTCAAGCTTGGAAGAGCTTCGCTTCTTTGTCAAAAGTTCTTTTTATCCCGTCCGGCCTAGCACCTCATAAAAATATCGTATTAGAGAACAAGCATCGCTTAGAAATGCTTAATCTCGCTTTAAAGCCTTATGCAGGATTTTTGACCGATGATCGAGAAATTAAAAAATATGAGAACGATCTTCAGGCCTCTTATACAATTGAAACATTAAAAAGACTTACACAAGAAAAAGAAGAAAACCAGGCTTTATGTTTTTTAATGGGAAGTGATGCTTTTCTGAAACTTGAATCCTGGCATTTATGGAATGAGCTTTTTAATTATTGCCATATATTAATTGTTGAGAGACGAGAATCGCCTATTCACTCAGATCAATTAACGCCAGATCTAAAAAAAGAATGGAATAAAAGACTTACTCAAAAGATAGAAGATATCGAAACATCAGCTTACGGTTTAATTATGGTGAAACAATTTGAGTATACTGACGTTTCATCATCTCAAATTCGGAACGCAATTCATTTGCATAAGAATCTTATACAACTCGTGCCTGAAGTAATTGCCGACTACATTAATATAAATCAACTTTATCGTTAA
- a CDS encoding glutamate-5-semialdehyde dehydrogenase, whose amino-acid sequence MTNTNQYLKNIGLEAKKASHLMAKVSTQQKNDALTFLIELLNSKAATILKANEKDVKAAKKNKLDRASIDRLIISSKTIDAMINGIQEIVDLRDPIGEIMHLNARPSGIQVGQMRVALGVIGMIYESRPNVTIDAASLSIKSGNAIILRGGSESIHSNIALSGLIHEALKKSGLSIKAVQVIDSTDRSIVKGMIKLNDYIDVIIPRGGKSLTKMISDEATVPVIKHLDGNCHVFVDKDADLNKTLKIIENSKTQRLGTCNTTESLLISKHIARDFLPKIVKMLHQHKVEVRGCKETLKHVKGIKKASENDFYTEYLDAIISCKIVIDIDEAIHHINQYSSHHTDAIVTENYERAMQFLKEVDSSSVMVNASTRFADGFEYGLGAEIGISTNKLHVRGPVGLEGLTSLKYIVLGNGHTRK is encoded by the coding sequence ATGACAAACACTAATCAATACCTTAAAAATATCGGTCTAGAAGCAAAAAAAGCTTCGCACCTGATGGCTAAAGTATCAACTCAACAAAAAAATGATGCTTTGACTTTTCTCATTGAGCTTTTAAATTCAAAAGCCGCAACCATTTTAAAAGCCAATGAAAAGGACGTAAAGGCGGCGAAAAAAAATAAATTAGATCGTGCTTCTATCGACCGCCTAATCATTTCGAGTAAAACCATTGATGCAATGATTAACGGCATACAAGAAATTGTCGATCTGAGAGATCCTATTGGTGAAATTATGCATTTGAATGCACGTCCATCAGGTATTCAAGTTGGTCAAATGCGTGTTGCTCTTGGCGTCATAGGTATGATTTATGAATCTCGTCCTAACGTGACTATTGATGCGGCGAGTTTATCTATTAAGTCAGGAAATGCCATTATATTAAGAGGGGGTAGTGAATCTATTCATTCTAATATTGCTTTAAGCGGCCTTATTCATGAGGCGCTGAAAAAATCTGGTCTTTCTATTAAGGCTGTTCAGGTAATCGACTCTACGGATAGATCTATCGTCAAAGGCATGATTAAGCTTAATGATTACATTGATGTCATCATACCAAGAGGCGGTAAAAGCTTAACTAAAATGATTAGTGATGAAGCAACTGTTCCTGTTATTAAACATTTAGATGGAAATTGTCACGTCTTTGTTGATAAAGATGCAGACTTAAATAAGACGCTCAAAATTATTGAGAATTCTAAAACTCAGAGATTGGGTACATGCAATACCACTGAATCACTTTTAATTTCGAAGCATATTGCACGCGATTTCTTACCTAAAATTGTGAAAATGCTGCATCAACATAAGGTGGAGGTTCGCGGATGCAAGGAAACATTGAAACATGTTAAGGGTATTAAAAAAGCAAGTGAGAATGATTTTTATACTGAATATCTTGATGCAATCATTTCATGCAAGATTGTAATTGATATCGATGAAGCTATTCATCATATCAATCAATATTCCTCTCATCACACCGACGCTATAGTTACAGAAAATTATGAGCGTGCGATGCAATTCTTGAAAGAAGTTGATTCAAGCAGTGTTATGGTAAACGCTTCAACTCGATTTGCAGATGGCTTTGAATATGGCCTAGGTGCTGAAATAGGTATTTCAACGAATAAATTACATGTAAGAGGTCCTGTCGGTCTTGAAGGGCTCACCTCGCTAAAGTATATTGTATTAGGCAACGGTCATACTCGCAAATAA
- the holA gene encoding DNA polymerase III subunit delta: MAAFDSEALHKELQKNQLSKFLLLGDEALSRKEAFDILRQFAKEHSYLEKLTFTIDRYFKWDQCASSLSAQGLFSQKRIIEIVIPSGKINAESGESFYEILQNFSQDDLLIVHLPETDRETKQQKWFKELEKKSCMIRLDEIKPGELTSWLKKRALLLSINLDEESIQLVSQFVHGNMLAADQELNKLALLFPNQSISYDKVSQSISNVSRYDTFELTEYVLNGDQIKTLSTLNCLKEEGQNPISITSSLSWVLKPMLEIKELDFRGQSLENYLTKSRIFGDKLTYVKKALSFFSVKHLRAAIQKLSEIDKISKGVSPGDAWLETGRLCLGLAKIASRSRKI; this comes from the coding sequence ATGGCGGCATTTGATTCGGAAGCACTTCATAAGGAGCTTCAAAAAAATCAGCTATCAAAATTTCTTCTTTTGGGGGATGAAGCTCTCTCACGAAAAGAAGCTTTCGACATCCTTCGTCAATTTGCAAAAGAACATTCTTACTTAGAAAAGTTGACTTTTACTATTGATCGCTATTTTAAATGGGATCAATGCGCTTCATCCCTTTCTGCTCAGGGTTTGTTTTCTCAAAAGCGCATTATTGAAATCGTCATTCCCTCAGGAAAAATAAATGCAGAAAGTGGCGAATCCTTTTATGAGATTCTACAAAATTTTTCTCAAGACGACCTACTAATTGTTCACTTACCCGAAACAGACAGGGAAACAAAGCAGCAGAAATGGTTTAAGGAACTTGAAAAAAAATCTTGCATGATTAGGCTTGATGAGATTAAGCCGGGTGAACTTACTTCTTGGTTAAAAAAAAGAGCTTTATTATTATCAATAAACCTAGATGAAGAAAGTATTCAGCTTGTCAGTCAATTTGTTCATGGCAATATGCTTGCTGCAGACCAGGAATTGAATAAATTAGCATTGCTTTTCCCAAATCAATCAATTTCATACGATAAAGTTTCCCAGTCTATCTCTAATGTATCTCGTTATGATACTTTTGAACTCACTGAATATGTATTAAATGGTGATCAGATAAAAACCTTGTCGACACTCAATTGTTTAAAAGAAGAGGGTCAAAATCCAATTAGCATAACAAGCTCTCTTTCTTGGGTATTAAAACCTATGCTTGAAATAAAAGAGCTTGATTTTAGAGGTCAATCTTTAGAAAATTATCTTACAAAATCAAGAATATTTGGAGATAAGCTTACTTACGTTAAAAAAGCGCTATCTTTTTTTTCAGTTAAGCATTTAAGGGCGGCTATTCAAAAGTTATCTGAAATCGATAAAATATCAAAAGGTGTTTCCCCGGGCGACGCCTGGTTAGAAACGGGTAGACTTTGTCTAGGGCTTGCAAAAATAGCATCTCGAAGTCGAAAAATTTGA
- the lptE gene encoding LPS assembly lipoprotein LptE produces the protein MNFIQKKLIAILLLLVITSCGFHLRGMTEISFKTISLEGKELSLTKNLKKILNTNKVAIVSSTENPELRVELLSEESEKRILSLSGQGLVREFEIFYRVRYRIKTSDSEIWSQENIIETRKDFTYSDSNLIGKEEEERQLNEAMRIEAITSLFNQIQVIKK, from the coding sequence ATGAATTTTATACAAAAAAAACTTATAGCTATATTATTACTTCTGGTGATTACAAGTTGTGGATTTCATTTGAGAGGGATGACAGAAATATCATTTAAAACAATTAGTCTAGAAGGCAAAGAATTAAGTCTCACAAAAAATCTCAAGAAAATCTTAAATACTAATAAAGTAGCTATTGTTTCCTCCACAGAGAATCCAGAATTAAGAGTTGAGCTCCTGAGCGAAGAAAGTGAAAAAAGAATTCTGTCTTTGAGTGGCCAGGGCCTTGTTCGAGAATTTGAAATTTTTTATAGAGTTCGTTATCGTATTAAAACTAGCGACAGTGAAATTTGGAGCCAAGAAAACATAATAGAAACACGCAAGGACTTTACTTACAGTGATTCAAATCTTATTGGTAAAGAAGAGGAAGAAAGGCAGCTTAACGAAGCTATGCGTATTGAAGCCATCACAAGTCTATTTAATCAAATTCAAGTTATTAAAAAATAA